The following coding sequences lie in one Carassius gibelio isolate Cgi1373 ecotype wild population from Czech Republic chromosome A17, carGib1.2-hapl.c, whole genome shotgun sequence genomic window:
- the LOC128031434 gene encoding protein lin-52 homolog isoform X2, giving the protein MASPNGGEDFESSLLSFEKLDRASPDLWPEQLPGVSEFAASFKNPITNSPPKWMAELETEDIEMLKELGSLTTANLMEKVKGLQNLAYQLGLEESREMTRGKFLNILERPKK; this is encoded by the exons ATGGCGTCTCCGAATGGAG gtgAGGACTTTGAATCCTCTCTGCTAAGTTTTGAAAAACTTGACCGAGCTTCACCTGACCTGTGGCCGGAGCAGT TACCGGGTGTCTCTGAATTTGCTGCATCCTTCAAAAAT CCTATCACAAATTCTCCGCCCAAGTGGATGGCTGAACTGGAGACAGAAGATATTGAAATGTTGAAAG aattAGGAAGTTTGACCACAGCAAATCTGATGGAGAAGGTGAAGGGACTGCAGAATCTTGCTTATCAGTTGGGTTTGGAGGAAT CTCGAGAAATGACAAGAGGGAAATTCCTGAACATCTTGGAGAGACCCAAAAAGTGA
- the LOC128031434 gene encoding protein lin-52 homolog isoform X1, with translation MGIVAHPQYNCTYICGEDFESSLLSFEKLDRASPDLWPEQLPGVSEFAASFKNPITNSPPKWMAELETEDIEMLKELGSLTTANLMEKVKGLQNLAYQLGLEESREMTRGKFLNILERPKK, from the exons ATGGGGATTGTTGCTCACCCACAATATAATTGCACTTACATCTGTG gtgAGGACTTTGAATCCTCTCTGCTAAGTTTTGAAAAACTTGACCGAGCTTCACCTGACCTGTGGCCGGAGCAGT TACCGGGTGTCTCTGAATTTGCTGCATCCTTCAAAAAT CCTATCACAAATTCTCCGCCCAAGTGGATGGCTGAACTGGAGACAGAAGATATTGAAATGTTGAAAG aattAGGAAGTTTGACCACAGCAAATCTGATGGAGAAGGTGAAGGGACTGCAGAATCTTGCTTATCAGTTGGGTTTGGAGGAAT CTCGAGAAATGACAAGAGGGAAATTCCTGAACATCTTGGAGAGACCCAAAAAGTGA
- the dtd2 gene encoding D-aminoacyl-tRNA deacylase 2 translates to MSESTENGLKARVILQQCLHARLQVKPPEEGSEAEWVEINRGMVIYICFFKGATEDIIPKMVNTLLNMKLCETESGKHTSVLQLPGSVLIVPQASLGGKPKGKGMQYHGNIGKDEGLKLYSSFVSHCQSELLTSRNADAVTEVRHGTYGNRQVLKLDTNGPYTHLMEF, encoded by the exons ATGTCCGAGAGTACAGAGAACGGCCTGAAAGCGCGAGTGATTCTCCAGCAGTGTCTGCATGCACGACTGCAGGTCAAACCTCCAGAAGAAGGGAGTGAGGCTGAGTGGGTTGAG ATTAATAGGGGAATGGTTATCTACATCTGCTTTTTCAAAGGTGCAACTGAAGATATAATCCCCAAAATGG TGAACACACTGCTGAACATGAAACTCTGTGAGACTGAATCTGGAAAGCATACCTCAGTGCTTCAGCTACCAGGAAGTGTTCTCATAGTACCGCAAGCTTCGCTTGGAGGAAAACCAAAAGGAAAAGGGATGCAGTACCATGGCAACATTGGGAAAGATGAAGGCTTGAAGCTCTACAGCAGCTTTGTGTCTCATTGTCAAAGTGAACTCTTAACTTCCAGGAACGCTGACGCTGTTACAGAGGTCAGACATGGAACATATGGAAACAGACAGGTCTTGAAGCTGGATACAAATGGACCTTATACTCATCTAATGGAGTTTTAA
- the LOC128031507 gene encoding iron-sulfur protein NUBPL produces MVKLHDSYKRLLQIYTLSSNSIGTPFLPIRFFPSNQNRHEIRFKTSGAGERALQERQRQHMARGLPKQKPIAGVKEVLVVASGKGGVGKSTTAVNLALGLMANDQSKSVGLLDADVYGPSIPKLMNLKGNPELTDKNLMRPLVNFGIPCMSMGFLVEEVAPIVWRGLMVMSAIEKLIRQVDWGNLDYLVIDMPPGTGDVQLSITQNIPIAGAVIVSTPQDIALLDARRGAEMFRKVNVPVLGLVQNMSVFQCPKCSHQTHIFGSDGAKELARTLGVEMLGDIPLHLNIRETSDRGQPVVVSSPDSPEAEAYRRVAAAVVRRLAEHPR; encoded by the exons ATGGTTAAATTACACGACAGCTACAAAAGGCTTTTGCAAATATATACACTGTCCTCAAATAGTATAGGCACACCATTCTTACCTATCAGATTTTTTCCTTCAAATCAAAATCGACATGAAATCCGCTTCAAG ACTTCAGGTGCTGGTGAACGAGCTCTGCAGGAGAGACAGAGGCAACACATGGCACGAGGTTTGCCAAAACAGAAGCCCATAGCTGGAGTCAAAGAGGTCCTTGTTGTTGCATCAGGGAAAGGAGGGGTGGGAAAGTCCACAACAGCAG TGAATCTTGCTCTTGGACTTATGGCTAATGATCAG AGTAAATCGGTGGGTCTTCTAGATGCTGATGTTTATGGCCCCTCCATTCCAAAGTTGATGAACCTAAAAGGAAACCCTGAATTAACAGACA agAACTTAATGAGACCACTTGTGAATTTTGGAATTCCTTG TATGTCAATGGGCTTTCTGGTTGAAGAGGTCGCACCTATTGTGTGGAGGGGTCTGATGGTGATGTCAGCTATTGAGAAACTCATTAGACAG GTAGATTGGGGGAATCTGGATTACCTTGTGATTGATATGCCACCTGGAACTGGAGATGTCCAGCTGTCTATTACTCAGAATATTCCAATAGCag GGGCTGTAATCGTGtccacacctcaagacattgcCTTGCTAGATGCACGAAGAGGTGCCGAGATGTTCAGAAAGGTTAACGTTCCG GTGCTAGGTCTGGTTCAAAACATGAGTGTTTTCCAGTGTCCCAAATGCAGTCATCAAACACACATTTTCGGCTCAGATGGGGCGAAAGAGCTTGCTCGGACCCTTGGTGTTGAGATGCTTG GGGACATTCCTCTTCATCTCAACATTAGGGAGACGTCAGACAGGGGACAGCCCGTGGTTGTGTCGTCTCCAGATAGTCCAGAA GCCGAGGCTTACAGAAGAGTTGCAGCAGCAGTAGTACGGCGACTAGCGGAGCATCCAAGATAA